From a region of the Dickeya poaceiphila genome:
- a CDS encoding microcin C ABC transporter permease YejB → MGTYLLRRLLLVIPTLWAIITINFFIVQIAPGGPVDQAIASIEMGKSSGFGAGGNDGGGLARGPGGGKPSVENTYRGARGLDPEVIEEITKRYGFDKPLHERYFKLLWDYVRFDFGNSLFRGSSVIALIKASMPVSISLGLWSTLIIYLVSIPLGIKKAVRTGSAFDVWSSTLIIVGYAIPAFLFAILLIVLFAGGSYLDWFPLRGLISPNFDSLSWFDKITDYLWHIALPVLATVIGGFATLTMLTKNSFLDEISKQYVITARAKGLDEKRILYRHVFRNAMLLVIAGFPATFISMFFTGSLLIEVMFSLNGLGLLGYDATLQRDYPVMFGTLYIFTLIGLLLNILSDMTYTLVDPRIDFEERQ, encoded by the coding sequence GTGGGAACTTACCTATTACGTCGATTATTACTGGTGATCCCCACGCTATGGGCCATCATCACCATCAACTTTTTTATTGTGCAAATCGCACCGGGCGGCCCGGTCGATCAAGCCATTGCGTCGATTGAAATGGGCAAAAGTAGCGGCTTCGGTGCTGGCGGAAACGACGGCGGTGGGCTGGCGCGTGGACCGGGCGGCGGTAAACCATCGGTGGAAAACACCTATCGCGGCGCCCGTGGGCTGGACCCGGAAGTGATCGAGGAAATCACCAAACGCTACGGGTTTGATAAACCGCTGCACGAGCGCTACTTCAAACTGCTTTGGGATTATGTTCGGTTTGACTTCGGCAACAGCCTGTTTCGCGGTTCATCAGTCATTGCATTGATTAAAGCGAGTATGCCGGTTTCGATATCACTGGGGTTGTGGAGCACGCTGATTATCTATCTGGTGTCGATCCCGCTCGGCATTAAGAAGGCGGTGCGTACCGGCTCGGCTTTTGATGTTTGGAGCAGTACACTGATTATTGTCGGTTATGCCATTCCCGCATTCCTGTTCGCTATTTTGCTGATCGTACTGTTCGCTGGCGGCAGCTACCTCGACTGGTTCCCGCTGCGTGGGCTGATATCGCCGAATTTCGACAGCCTGTCCTGGTTTGACAAAATTACCGATTATCTGTGGCACATCGCGTTGCCGGTGCTGGCGACGGTCATTGGCGGTTTCGCCACCTTGACCATGTTAACCAAGAATTCGTTTCTGGATGAAATCAGCAAACAATACGTGATCACCGCCCGCGCCAAAGGACTGGATGAGAAACGGATTCTCTACCGCCACGTGTTTCGCAACGCCATGTTATTAGTAATAGCCGGTTTCCCCGCCACCTTCATCAGCATGTTCTTTACCGGCTCGCTGCTGATTGAGGTCATGTTCTCCCTCAATGGCCTTGGCCTGCTGGGATACGACGCCACCTTACAACGCGATTACCCGGTGATGTTCGGTACGCTGTACATTTTTACCCTCATCGGCCTGCTGCTGAATATTCTCAGCGACATGACCTATACGTTGGTTGACCCACGTATCGACTTCGAGGAGCGCCAATGA
- a CDS encoding ABC transporter permease, whose amino-acid sequence MSRLSPINQVRWARFRANRRGYWALWVFLALFVVTLCSELIANDKPLLVRYNGQWYAPFMVDYSETTFGGQLATPADYRDPWLAQRLEQGGWALWPLIHYRYDTINYATQSAFPSPPSHQNLLGTDSQGRDVLAQVLYGFRISILFGLALTLLSSLIGIVVGASQGYYGGRVDLWGQRVIEVWSGMPTLFLIILLSSVIQPNFWWLLGITVLFGWMALVGVVRAEFLRTRNFDYIRAAQAMGVSDRSIMFRCMLPNAMVATLTYLPFILCGSITTLTSLDFLGFGLPMGSASLGGLLLEGKNNLQAPWLGITVFMVLAVVLSLLIFIGEAVRDAFDPGKAH is encoded by the coding sequence ATGAGCCGTCTAAGCCCGATTAATCAGGTGCGCTGGGCGCGCTTTCGCGCTAATCGTCGCGGCTACTGGGCGCTATGGGTTTTTCTGGCGCTGTTTGTCGTTACGCTGTGTTCCGAGTTGATCGCCAACGATAAGCCGCTGCTGGTACGTTACAATGGACAGTGGTACGCACCGTTCATGGTGGATTACAGCGAAACCACTTTCGGTGGTCAGTTGGCGACACCGGCTGATTACCGCGACCCCTGGCTGGCGCAGCGTCTGGAACAAGGCGGCTGGGCACTGTGGCCGCTGATTCACTACCGCTACGACACCATCAATTACGCCACTCAGAGTGCGTTTCCGTCGCCGCCGTCTCACCAGAACCTGCTCGGTACTGACAGCCAGGGGCGTGACGTGCTGGCGCAAGTGCTTTATGGCTTTCGTATTTCCATTCTGTTCGGACTGGCGTTAACGCTGCTGTCAAGCCTGATTGGTATCGTGGTAGGTGCTTCTCAGGGGTATTACGGCGGACGTGTCGATCTGTGGGGACAACGCGTTATCGAAGTCTGGTCCGGAATGCCGACGCTATTCCTGATTATCCTGCTCTCCAGTGTGATTCAGCCAAATTTCTGGTGGCTGTTAGGCATTACAGTGCTGTTTGGTTGGATGGCGCTGGTCGGTGTGGTGCGGGCGGAGTTTCTGCGTACCCGCAATTTCGACTATATCCGTGCCGCACAGGCGATGGGCGTGAGTGATCGGTCAATCATGTTTCGTTGCATGTTACCCAACGCGATGGTCGCCACCCTCACCTACCTGCCGTTTATTTTGTGTGGTTCCATCACTACCCTGACCTCGCTCGATTTTCTGGGCTTTGGTCTGCCGATGGGTTCTGCTTCGCTCGGTGGACTGTTGCTGGAAGGGAAAAACAACCTGCAGGCGCCGTGGCTTGGCATCACGGTCTTTATGGTGCTGGCGGTAGTGTTATCACTGCTTATTTTTATTGGCGAAGCGGTCCGCGACGCCTTTGACCCAGGCAAGGCGCATTGA
- the yejF gene encoding microcin C ABC transporter ATP-binding protein YejF, with protein sequence MSAQPLLEIQNLSIAFHSGDQQRQVVDGVSLSIAAGETLALVGESGSGKSVTALSILRLLPSPAVVYPQGDILFAGESLLNASEQRLRQIRGNRIAMIFQEPMVSLNPLHTIEKQLAEVLSLHRNLRHEAARGEIVGCLERVGIRQAARRLSDFPHQLSGGERQRVMIAMALLTQPDLLIADEPTTALDVTVQAQILDLLNELKQELNMSLLFITHNLNIVRRLADRVAVMQAGRCVEQNRTRELFSTPQHPYTQQLLDAEPTGEALPLLPDASTLLDVRELGVSFAIKRGLLRRTVGEKSVLRALSFSLRRGESIGLVGESGSGKSTAGLALLRLLRSQGEIWFDGQPLHRFNRKQMLPFRHRIQVVFQDPNGSLNPRLNVEQIIAEGLRVHHRLSAAEQTQRVIQTMQEVGLDPESRHRYPSEFSGGQRQRIAIARALILQPELLILDEPTSSLDRTVQAQILALLKALQQTHLLAYLFISHDLHVVRSLCHQVIVLRHGEVVEQGGCRQIFEHPQQDYTRQLLQLSV encoded by the coding sequence ATGTCGGCACAACCTTTACTTGAAATCCAGAACCTGAGTATTGCGTTTCACAGCGGTGACCAGCAGCGACAAGTAGTTGATGGCGTCTCGCTCAGTATTGCTGCAGGCGAAACACTGGCGCTGGTTGGCGAATCCGGCTCTGGCAAAAGCGTCACCGCGCTGTCGATACTGCGTCTGCTGCCCTCGCCTGCGGTGGTCTATCCGCAAGGTGATATTCTGTTTGCCGGTGAGTCACTGCTAAACGCCAGTGAGCAACGGTTGCGCCAGATACGCGGCAACCGGATTGCGATGATCTTTCAGGAGCCGATGGTGTCGCTCAATCCGCTGCATACCATTGAAAAGCAGTTGGCGGAAGTGCTCTCGCTGCACCGGAACCTGCGCCATGAAGCGGCCCGCGGCGAAATCGTCGGTTGTCTTGAGCGCGTAGGTATTCGCCAGGCGGCGCGGCGATTGTCGGACTTTCCCCACCAGCTTTCCGGCGGTGAACGTCAGCGGGTAATGATCGCCATGGCACTACTGACGCAACCCGATCTGTTGATTGCTGATGAGCCAACTACCGCGCTGGACGTCACTGTACAAGCGCAAATTCTGGACCTGCTCAACGAACTGAAGCAGGAACTGAACATGAGCCTGCTGTTTATCACCCACAACCTGAATATTGTGCGTCGGCTGGCAGACCGGGTAGCCGTGATGCAGGCCGGACGTTGTGTTGAACAGAACCGCACCCGCGAGTTATTTAGCACGCCGCAACATCCCTATACCCAACAATTGCTGGATGCCGAACCAACCGGCGAAGCATTGCCGCTCCTCCCGGATGCCTCCACGCTGCTGGATGTCAGAGAACTGGGCGTCAGCTTCGCCATCAAACGTGGCCTGTTGCGTCGCACGGTAGGAGAAAAATCCGTGTTGCGGGCGCTCAGTTTCAGCCTGCGCCGCGGCGAAAGTATCGGGCTGGTCGGCGAGTCCGGTTCCGGCAAAAGCACCGCCGGGCTGGCGCTACTGCGATTATTACGCAGTCAGGGCGAGATCTGGTTTGATGGCCAACCGCTGCACCGTTTTAACCGCAAGCAAATGTTGCCGTTTCGTCACCGTATTCAGGTAGTGTTTCAGGACCCAAACGGTTCGCTGAACCCTCGCCTGAACGTGGAACAGATTATTGCTGAAGGGCTACGGGTACATCACCGCTTAAGTGCGGCAGAGCAAACACAACGAGTTATCCAGACCATGCAGGAAGTCGGGCTGGACCCGGAGAGCCGTCATCGCTATCCATCAGAGTTTTCTGGCGGCCAACGCCAGCGTATTGCTATCGCCCGTGCACTGATCCTGCAACCGGAACTACTGATTCTCGATGAACCGACTTCATCGCTTGACCGCACGGTGCAGGCACAGATTCTGGCGCTGCTGAAAGCCTTGCAACAGACCCATCTACTGGCTTACCTGTTCATCAGTCACGATCTGCACGTGGTACGCTCACTGTGCCATCAGGTGATTGTGCTGCGGCACGGCGAAGTGGTGGAGCAAGGCGGCTGTCGGCAGATCTTTGAACATCCACAGCAGGATTACACCCGACAGTTACTTCAACTATCAGTCTGA
- a CDS encoding YejG family protein encodes MNTLQLSVVHRLPQSYRWLSGFTGIKVEPIPLCSTDDDSYLIGFKLLSHDGDEARQIMRHLNQSLDEIQLQCAVVEWEGEPCLFLYRQDESAAMCRLKNVGVAIAESVCAQYPF; translated from the coding sequence GTGAATACTCTCCAACTTTCGGTAGTTCATCGCTTGCCGCAAAGTTACCGCTGGTTATCGGGTTTTACTGGCATCAAAGTTGAACCGATTCCGCTTTGCAGCACCGATGACGACAGTTATCTGATTGGTTTTAAACTGCTCAGTCATGACGGCGATGAGGCTCGCCAGATCATGCGCCATCTCAACCAGTCGCTGGATGAGATACAACTACAATGCGCAGTGGTGGAGTGGGAAGGTGAACCCTGCCTGTTTTTGTATCGTCAGGACGAAAGTGCCGCGATGTGTCGCCTGAAAAACGTCGGTGTGGCGATAGCCGAATCTGTGTGCGCCCAATACCCTTTCTGA
- a CDS encoding Bcr/CflA family multidrug efflux MFS transporter: MLMPIAIDMYLPALPVIAKEFSVDPGRVQMTLSSYVLGFAIGQVFYGPMSDSIGRKPVILGGVLIFTLAAAACALSQTVEQLIHMRFLHGLSAASASVVINALMRDRFSKDEFSRMMSFVILVMTVAPLLAPIIGGALLFWLSWHAIFWTIAAASLVATILVWLFIQETLPVERRQHFHLRTTVGNFFLLVRHRRVFNYMFASGLSFSGMFAFLSAGPFVYIDLNGVSPQHFGYYFALNIVFLFLMTLLNSRIVARMGAMFMFRLGLIIQFAMGIWLIVVCGFHLGFIPLVIGVALFVGCVATVASNAMAVILDDFPHMAGTASSLAGTMRFGLGSLVGTLLSQATFHSAWPMVSAMAFCSTGALGLFLYASRR, from the coding sequence ATGTTGATGCCCATCGCCATCGATATGTATTTACCTGCATTACCGGTGATCGCAAAAGAGTTTTCGGTCGATCCAGGCCGGGTACAGATGACCCTGAGTTCGTATGTGCTCGGTTTCGCTATTGGGCAGGTTTTTTACGGCCCAATGTCAGACAGTATTGGCCGTAAGCCGGTTATTCTGGGTGGGGTGCTGATTTTTACGCTGGCAGCGGCCGCCTGTGCGTTGTCGCAAACGGTTGAGCAACTGATTCATATGCGCTTTCTGCATGGTTTGTCGGCTGCGTCGGCCAGTGTAGTCATCAATGCGTTGATGCGGGATAGGTTCTCGAAGGATGAATTCTCACGCATGATGTCGTTTGTCATTCTGGTGATGACTGTAGCGCCGCTGCTGGCACCGATTATTGGCGGTGCGTTACTGTTCTGGCTTAGCTGGCACGCTATCTTCTGGACTATTGCTGCCGCGTCGCTGGTGGCGACAATTCTGGTGTGGTTGTTCATTCAAGAAACCTTGCCGGTGGAGCGGCGGCAGCACTTCCATTTACGTACCACCGTGGGGAACTTTTTCCTGTTGGTCCGCCATCGTCGTGTTTTCAATTACATGTTTGCCAGCGGGTTGTCGTTCTCCGGCATGTTTGCCTTTTTGAGCGCCGGGCCGTTTGTATATATCGATCTGAATGGCGTGTCTCCCCAGCACTTTGGGTATTACTTTGCACTGAATATCGTGTTTCTGTTTCTGATGACGTTGCTCAATAGCCGCATTGTGGCGCGCATGGGGGCGATGTTCATGTTCCGGCTGGGGCTGATTATCCAGTTTGCGATGGGAATATGGCTGATTGTAGTCTGCGGTTTCCATCTTGGATTTATTCCACTGGTGATTGGCGTGGCGTTATTCGTAGGGTGTGTCGCTACGGTGGCGTCCAATGCAATGGCGGTGATTTTGGATGACTTTCCCCATATGGCCGGAACGGCGTCGTCGCTGGCCGGTACCATGCGTTTCGGATTGGGATCGCTGGTGGGCACATTGTTATCACAGGCGACCTTCCATAGTGCCTGGCCGATGGTAAGCGCTATGGCGTTCTGCTCGACAGGGGCACTCGGTTTATTCCTCTACGCCAGTCGGCGTTAA
- the rsuA gene encoding 16S rRNA pseudouridine(516) synthase RsuA: MRLDKFLSQQLGISRSLVARELRAQRVTVNGEVIKNGAFKLLPEHEVAFDDNVLEQQNGPRYFMLNKPQGYVCSTDDPDHPTILYFIDEPVAHKLHAAGRLDIDTSGLVLLTDDGQWSHRITSPKHHCEKTYLVTLEQPLAPDTAEKFQAGVQLHGEKDLTRPATLAPVSEHQVRLTISEGRYHQVKRMFAAVGNHVVALHRERIGAITLDGSLEPGEYRPLTPQEVASIGH, encoded by the coding sequence ATGCGATTGGATAAATTTCTTTCCCAGCAGTTGGGGATCAGCCGTTCGCTGGTAGCGCGCGAGCTGCGTGCACAGCGTGTGACGGTAAACGGTGAAGTGATAAAAAATGGGGCATTCAAACTGCTGCCGGAACATGAAGTGGCGTTTGACGATAATGTGCTCGAACAGCAGAACGGGCCGCGTTATTTCATGCTCAATAAGCCGCAAGGGTATGTGTGCTCAACCGACGACCCTGATCACCCGACGATTTTGTATTTTATCGATGAACCGGTGGCACACAAACTGCACGCCGCCGGACGGTTGGACATCGATACCAGCGGTCTGGTACTGCTGACCGACGACGGTCAGTGGTCACATCGTATTACCTCTCCGAAACACCACTGCGAAAAAACTTATCTGGTGACACTGGAACAGCCGCTGGCACCGGACACGGCAGAGAAATTTCAGGCTGGCGTGCAATTGCACGGCGAGAAGGATCTGACTCGCCCGGCAACGCTTGCGCCAGTTTCTGAGCATCAGGTACGGCTGACTATCAGCGAAGGCCGTTATCATCAGGTAAAACGCATGTTTGCTGCGGTGGGTAACCATGTGGTGGCGCTGCATCGTGAACGCATTGGCGCTATTACACTGGATGGTTCGCTGGAGCCTGGCGAGTATCGACCACTGACGCCGCAAGAGGTTGCCAGTATCGGGCACTAG
- a CDS encoding YecH family metal-binding protein: MSSIHGHEVLHMMMAADRSFTTDELIAAIEAHFGCNARFHTCSATDMTAAGLVQFLADKGKFIAQDNGFTTHESKICRH, translated from the coding sequence ATGTCATCGATTCACGGTCATGAAGTATTACATATGATGATGGCTGCCGACAGATCCTTTACCACCGATGAACTGATTGCCGCCATTGAAGCGCATTTTGGCTGCAATGCCCGCTTTCATACCTGTTCCGCCACCGATATGACCGCTGCCGGGCTGGTGCAATTTCTGGCTGACAAAGGCAAATTCATTGCGCAAGATAACGGCTTTACCACCCACGAAAGCAAAATCTGCCGCCACTAA
- a CDS encoding DEAD/DEAH box helicase — MSFTLRPYQQEAVDATLTYFRQHTAPAVIVLPTGAGKSLVIAELARLARGRVLVLAHVKELVEQNHAKYCALGLQADIFAAGLNQHDSEGKVVFGSVQSVARHSDKFDAAFSLLIVDECHRISDDENSQYQQIIQQLQQANPQLRLLGLTATPYRMGQGWIYQYHYHGMIRGDDSCLFRDCIYELPLRYMIRHGFLVPPQRLDMPVVQYDFSQLAARSNGLFGNGSFSDAELNRELTRQQRVTPHIVRQITQYAANRRGVMIFAATVEHAREIEGLLPVGEAALISGETPTPQRDALIVAFKQQQLRYLVNVSVLTTGFDAPHVDVIAILRPTESVSLYQQIIGRGLRLFPGKTDCLILDYAGNPFDLYTPEVGHSKPHSDSQPVQVFCPQCGFANLFWGKCTADGSVIEHYGRRCQGWQADEQERRQQCDYRFRFKSCPHCGAENDIAARRCQTCDEVLVDPDDMLKAALKLKDALVLRCSGMNLQYGIDAKGEWLRVTYYDEDGADVSERFRLHTPAQRNAFNHVFLRVHQRAPGVPFHWQRADDVVAQQALLRAPDFVVARLQGKFWQVREKLFDYQGRYRRAHELRG, encoded by the coding sequence ATGTCATTTACACTGCGCCCGTACCAACAAGAAGCGGTTGACGCCACCCTTACCTACTTTCGCCAGCATACTGCTCCGGCGGTAATCGTTTTGCCTACCGGTGCCGGCAAAAGCCTGGTGATTGCCGAGCTGGCACGGTTGGCGCGTGGACGGGTATTGGTACTGGCGCATGTCAAGGAACTGGTAGAGCAGAATCACGCTAAATATTGCGCACTGGGCTTGCAGGCGGATATTTTCGCCGCCGGGCTTAATCAGCACGACAGCGAAGGCAAAGTGGTGTTTGGCAGTGTGCAGTCTGTGGCGCGGCATTCCGACAAATTTGATGCCGCCTTCTCGTTGTTGATCGTCGATGAATGCCACCGCATTAGTGACGATGAAAACAGCCAATACCAACAAATCATCCAGCAGTTGCAACAGGCCAATCCCCAGTTGCGGCTACTGGGATTGACCGCTACCCCTTATCGTATGGGTCAGGGCTGGATCTATCAGTACCATTATCACGGCATGATCCGCGGCGACGATAGCTGCCTGTTCCGCGACTGCATCTACGAATTACCGTTGCGCTACATGATCCGACACGGTTTTCTGGTGCCGCCGCAGCGATTGGATATGCCGGTGGTGCAGTATGACTTCAGCCAACTGGCGGCGCGCAGCAACGGATTGTTCGGCAATGGATCGTTCAGCGATGCGGAGCTGAACCGGGAGCTAACGCGTCAGCAGCGAGTCACGCCGCATATCGTCCGTCAAATTACGCAGTACGCCGCTAACCGGCGAGGCGTGATGATTTTCGCCGCCACGGTTGAACACGCACGGGAAATTGAAGGGTTATTGCCAGTTGGCGAGGCCGCGCTTATCAGCGGTGAAACACCCACACCACAGCGGGATGCGCTGATCGTCGCCTTCAAACAGCAACAGTTGCGCTATCTGGTTAACGTCTCGGTGCTGACGACGGGCTTTGATGCACCGCACGTCGATGTGATCGCTATTTTGCGCCCGACCGAATCCGTCAGCCTTTATCAGCAAATTATTGGTCGTGGCTTGCGTCTGTTCCCCGGTAAAACCGACTGTCTGATACTGGATTACGCCGGCAATCCGTTTGATCTCTACACCCCTGAAGTCGGCCACAGCAAACCGCACAGCGATAGCCAGCCGGTGCAGGTATTCTGTCCACAATGTGGTTTCGCCAACCTGTTCTGGGGAAAATGTACCGCCGATGGCAGTGTGATCGAGCATTATGGCCGCCGCTGCCAGGGATGGCAGGCGGACGAACAAGAGCGGAGGCAACAATGCGATTACCGCTTTCGTTTCAAAAGCTGCCCACACTGTGGCGCGGAAAACGATATCGCCGCGCGACGCTGCCAGACCTGCGATGAAGTACTGGTAGACCCAGACGACATGCTGAAAGCGGCGCTGAAACTGAAAGACGCGCTGGTACTGCGCTGCAGCGGCATGAACCTGCAATACGGTATCGATGCCAAAGGTGAATGGTTGCGCGTCACTTACTACGATGAAGACGGCGCGGATGTCAGCGAACGTTTCCGGCTGCACACTCCCGCTCAGCGCAATGCGTTTAACCATGTTTTTCTGCGGGTGCATCAACGTGCGCCCGGCGTCCCGTTCCATTGGCAACGCGCCGACGACGTGGTGGCCCAGCAGGCATTGCTGCGTGCACCGGACTTCGTGGTGGCACGCCTGCAGGGCAAATTTTGGCAGGTGCGGGAAAAACTGTTCGATTATCAGGGCCGCTATCGCCGCGCCCATGAACTGCGCGGCTAA
- the rplY gene encoding 50S ribosomal protein L25, which yields MITINAEVRKEQGKGASRRLRTTGKFPAIVYGGSEAPVSIELDHDIVKNLEDRNSEALYGEIALVIDGKETKVKIQAVQRHPFKPKLTHIDFVRV from the coding sequence ATGATTACTATCAACGCAGAAGTACGTAAAGAGCAGGGTAAGGGTGCGAGCCGCCGCCTGCGCACTACCGGTAAATTCCCCGCTATCGTTTACGGTGGCAGCGAAGCACCGGTTTCCATCGAACTGGACCACGATATCGTTAAAAACCTGGAAGATCGTAACAGCGAAGCGCTGTACGGTGAAATCGCTCTGGTTATCGATGGCAAAGAAACTAAAGTAAAAATCCAGGCTGTTCAGCGTCATCCGTTCAAGCCGAAACTGACTCACATCGACTTCGTTCGCGTGTAA
- a CDS encoding L-lactate MFS transporter: MNGKPVNRGIIVAGTILAQMGLGTIYTWSLYNQPLVDKFNWPLSSVATTFSLTSFFLAFATLFAGRIQERIGIRKLTLIAGLVLGAALMATSRVSSLPMLWLLIGVVVGFADGSAYITTLSNLIKWFPNRKGVIAGISVGAYGTGSLVFKYINSALLAQVGVSQTFFWWGIMALLMITGGAMLLNDAPVQPAQATAQGGNVNFTVSEMLRRKEAWLLFVVFFTSCMSGLYLIGIVKDIGVKMAGLDAVTAASAVSAIAICNTAGRLILGYLSDNVGRLRVLNFTLLVTALAVTVMAFLPLNAMTFFLCTGAVAFCFGGNITVYPAIVADFFGLKHHSKNYGLIYQGFGLGPLAGSFIAAALGGFHSTFIAIALLSVVSLVITLCIQPPKAPHEQDTPLLPQGSHA; encoded by the coding sequence ATGAACGGAAAACCAGTCAATCGCGGCATTATTGTTGCCGGGACCATCCTGGCCCAAATGGGGTTGGGGACCATATACACCTGGAGTCTTTACAATCAGCCGCTGGTTGACAAATTCAACTGGCCGCTCAGTTCCGTAGCGACGACCTTTTCCCTCACCAGCTTTTTTCTGGCGTTTGCCACACTGTTTGCCGGGCGTATCCAGGAACGCATCGGTATCCGCAAGCTGACGCTTATCGCCGGTCTGGTGCTGGGTGCCGCACTGATGGCGACGTCCAGGGTGTCGTCGTTGCCGATGTTATGGTTGTTGATAGGGGTGGTGGTGGGTTTTGCCGACGGCAGCGCTTACATCACTACGTTATCTAATTTGATTAAATGGTTCCCGAATCGTAAAGGCGTGATTGCCGGGATTTCGGTCGGTGCGTACGGGACCGGCAGTCTGGTGTTCAAGTACATCAACAGCGCGTTGCTGGCACAGGTCGGTGTGTCCCAGACTTTCTTCTGGTGGGGGATAATGGCTTTGCTGATGATTACCGGCGGTGCCATGCTGTTGAACGATGCTCCGGTACAACCCGCTCAGGCAACGGCTCAGGGCGGTAACGTCAACTTTACTGTCAGTGAGATGTTGCGTCGTAAAGAAGCCTGGCTGCTGTTTGTGGTGTTCTTTACCTCCTGCATGAGTGGGCTGTATCTGATCGGCATTGTGAAGGATATTGGCGTGAAAATGGCGGGGCTGGATGCAGTGACGGCTGCCAGCGCGGTATCGGCGATTGCGATTTGCAATACCGCGGGTCGGCTGATTCTGGGTTATTTGTCTGACAACGTGGGACGTTTGCGGGTGTTGAACTTTACGCTGCTGGTGACGGCATTGGCGGTGACGGTAATGGCCTTCCTGCCGTTGAATGCCATGACGTTCTTCCTGTGCACAGGGGCAGTAGCTTTCTGTTTTGGCGGGAATATTACCGTCTATCCGGCAATTGTGGCTGATTTCTTTGGCCTGAAACATCACAGTAAAAACTACGGGCTGATTTATCAGGGATTTGGTTTAGGCCCATTGGCCGGTTCCTTTATCGCCGCCGCGTTGGGTGGATTCCACAGTACCTTTATCGCTATTGCGCTGCTGTCGGTAGTCTCGTTGGTAATAACCCTGTGCATCCAGCCGCCGAAAGCGCCGCACGAGCAGGATACGCCATTACTTCCACAGGGTAGTCACGCCTGA
- a CDS encoding LytR/AlgR family response regulator transcription factor gives MKAIIVEDEFLAQQELSWLIKQHSQIEIDAVFDDGLDVLKYLQDNRVDAIFLDINIPSLDGVMLAKNISQFAHKPLIVFITAYKNHAVEAFELEAFDYILKPYHETRIIGMLQKLEAAWQQQQSPAHTGSDSNRPAPMTINLVKDKRIIVTNIHDIYYAESHEKLTFVYTRRDEFVMSMNISEFCSRLPEAYFFRCHRSYCVNLSKIREIEPWFNNTYILKLSDLDFQVPVSRSKVREFRQLMRL, from the coding sequence ATGAAAGCGATCATTGTTGAAGATGAATTTCTGGCGCAGCAGGAATTGAGCTGGCTTATCAAACAACACAGTCAGATAGAGATAGATGCTGTATTTGATGATGGCCTCGACGTATTGAAATATCTGCAAGATAACCGGGTCGATGCGATCTTCCTTGATATCAATATTCCCTCGCTGGATGGGGTCATGCTGGCGAAAAACATCAGCCAGTTTGCCCATAAGCCGTTGATTGTTTTCATTACTGCGTATAAAAATCATGCGGTTGAGGCATTTGAGCTGGAGGCGTTCGACTATATCCTCAAGCCTTATCATGAAACCCGGATTATCGGCATGTTGCAGAAGCTTGAAGCGGCGTGGCAGCAACAGCAATCACCTGCTCATACCGGCAGTGACAGTAACCGTCCGGCGCCAATGACCATCAATCTGGTGAAGGATAAGCGGATTATCGTCACCAACATTCATGATATTTATTACGCCGAATCCCATGAAAAACTGACCTTTGTCTATACCCGGCGTGATGAATTCGTGATGTCGATGAACATAAGCGAGTTCTGTAGCCGGTTGCCGGAAGCGTATTTCTTCCGATGCCACCGGTCATACTGCGTTAATTTGAGCAAGATCCGCGAGATCGAACCCTGGTTCAACAACACCTATATCCTCAAACTGAGCGATCTGGATTTTCAGGTGCCGGTCAGTCGCAGTAAAGTGCGCGAATTTCGCCAACTGATGCGATTGTAG